From Cotesia glomerata isolate CgM1 linkage group LG3, MPM_Cglom_v2.3, whole genome shotgun sequence:
ATAACTAGCCATAACACAACACAACGTCTTCCGTGCGAATTAAGAATATGGTTAGTTTTTGTAAATAACACAGTACACcggtattttttctttaaaaagcCATTACGCGCCTAAATTCAGTTGATAAagtcatattttattttatcattagaaacgaaaaaaaaaaaaattactgatcGGTGCGCCATCGTGCGGTTTTGTCAAAGTCAAATCTTTGacatttaagaaaataaaaataaaccaataatttaatgaaaagaattattttttgacaaatgaCTAATAAaaggtaattattaaatatatttttagtagaaGTAAACAAgaataatagataaaaaattacaagactAAAAATCAGCTGATTGTCTAAAAATAATAGATCAAGATTTCTGACACTGAAAATAGACGACAGacgatttttataaacaaatcacttattaacaaatgatagaaaaaaaactataaaatttattttatttattaaaatactcatgaattttttaattgtaaatattacaatggTGATATTAAAGTAACCTACCGTTTCATTTTCCTGTCTGAGAGCAGCCAGTAATTTATCCTTAGTAACTATTTGCTCAGATTGCTGCTGAATAAGGTCAAGATGCAGCAATAACAATTCCTTAAGGTGCTTGACCTCCGCGAGATCATTAAGACGTGGCTCGTTGCCCCTGAGAGGGCTCACTCCGAGGGTCGATGTTGCGGTCGCGGCTACTGCCGGGGTTCCACCGTCAGTCATGCTGGCATACATGTGATCAAAGTCACAGGGGAAAGTAAGTATGCCAGCAGAAGTTGGCTTGTCGCCGACAATATCTTCAACGTTGTCAGTAGCCGCGTGTCCActtgttattataaattcgTTTTGCGCGCTCGTACTACGTGCGCTGTTGGTCGTCGATGAGGACGACAAGTGCTCGTTCATCGCCGCTACCATGTTGTAGGCGGCTGTTGCCGCACTACTGccactattattaatatcactattatttaaattattactatcaataccaatatcaatatcaatatcaatattattattattattattaatattattagtgTTACTAgtttcaccgtcaccttcacTAACAGCGACACCGGTAGCGGTACCGGTACCTTCACTCCCAACACAgttaacaacaacaacagcaccAGGCTGCAAAATATTTTGGTCTGCAAGTGACAGCAGTGACGTAGAGGATGATGATGACGAACAGGATGAAGATGAAGACGAAGAAGACGATGTAGAAGTAGACGAGGGTGTATTTTGTAGCTCCGGATGGTTATGGTAGTCAACAACAACTACCGAGGATGCTGATGTCGATGTGACACCTTCCACAATTGCGCCTAAGTCAGAGGCGACACCAATTCCACTTATGTCCAACCGATTAGTGTCCAAAACGTGAAACTCCTGATAATTACCAGCAACTACAACATCATTATCaccatttattaataattgtgacGATGGGGATAcgtttgacatttttttttaattctggcGCCCCCGAGGCTGATGATATTACCGAGCTCATTTGTGGTCGCCGCGCCGAGCGTACCACGCGCCCGCTTCACGCACATCAACTCCAACTAGTTTTACAACACAGCACCCTTTTATTCCcgttacttttttaatttaaccttttaattttatttattactcttgCTTTTattgtcctaaaaataattaaatcaataataatatttttgattgtttCATTATTaagtgtattattattattgttattatcgtTGTTGTTTTCCCTCCTTTTCTCCCTCCGAGTGGACACACCACTAGGGTCTTTGGAGTATCGCCCTCTGCCCCGCTTATGACGTTACCCCTCGCGTCTTCACCTAGAACACATCACACTTGctttaaattatcaaacagTGGCCGCAATTGTAATGATAAACAAAACACTGTACTCGATAATTGTAACAATTAACTTGTTTTTGTTGTAGACACTATTGTTTAAGCAACTTATTGAACTCCATACTAATGGAGTGGTGTTTACTGCTCTCAGACGCAGACCGACGACGGTAAGCTGTGCAGTAGATAGCCGGACTCGGACTCTATATCTAGACACCTTCCTCCATATAGCCGCGAATCGGCTTTTCTGTTTTATTGTCCTTACCGGAGCGCCATCTTCTCATTAATGTCCTGGACCCGGGCAACGGCTACTCAACTTTGACCTTGAACTTTTagatttacaattattacatcaaatatttttatatctatttattgtaattgttgcaggattttaattaattttatcaactttttacTTCTTGTTATACTGAATCAAGCCTAtgtaaattgaattataattagaattattagaattattatacacatttattatttttcaacaaataaattatatcagCTGATGATAATAACCAGCAGCTGATCGTTTTACTCCTcataaatatgaaattatttaatagaaaattattaaatttattttgtaattcaaaataagtaataatttatttattttacctaGTTTTAATCaccatttgtaaatttatttattatttttcaaaaattagagaggaagtaaattttcacccacgaaaattatattggCAAGATTGTAACCAAACTATACATcataattgtaaaagaaaattaactcATAAAATcgatgattaaattaaattaaaccataacaaaattttagaaaaaaatttgcttcatataaatttttatcttcaatatttttatataaacaattaatttcaataaataaatgttatagGAAATTTTGTTATCAACATGTCTATGTATAGTTTAGTTAATATCCAAAGTAATGCTGGAAATTAGTCACACTCCGATTCCAAGAAAATTACGTCATTTTACAATGTTGgtattactttaaataaattactaacgAGCGCAATCGTTCAAGTGAGACCCTACGGACTTTTAATGTTTGTACACTTTGACGTCTGCGTTGTTTGGGgttgattattataatttttttattttccttttttttataatcacaacaaactaaaatatcaatcaaaaatttatttttacaattatactatgaatttttttttaataaatacaagaaaaatatttttttgtatatttttatctagCCACTggatatttaaaaactaatttgataaataaaaaatataaacaaaataatggAGACTGAAATATATCGAGCATGTGAAAATGGGTAAGAAAGCATAACCATAAatgtcaaaatattttattaagataCATTAGTTATTagttgtataaaataaaattatatgttgTACTTATTCTTGACAGTCACTTTCgtacttattttaattttagcgctgacgaaaaaaatttaatcatccAAGAGTATGAAACGATAGTAGAAAGTCTTCAACAAGATTTAAACGCTTGCAAGGTAcgttacttaatttatttattgcattgatctgaaaataattttaattattatttcagctTGAGCAGAAGCGTTTGAGAGAAGAGATAGAAATTTTGAagcaagaaaataaaaatgcgtCTGACTTAGCTCGCGAATCATTTAAACATGCCAATAATACAGAGTGTCCAAATAATGCTggtaatcaagaaaatatagACAATTTAAAGCAACAGATATCAATAATACAATCGGAGAAAGAGTCAATGTTTCAATTATGGCAAATGGCTCTGAAAGCTGTTGATGTACTTGAGCAAGAATTAAAAGCAACTCATCCGTCCGATGGTAAAACAAATAAGTATTATGAAGAGCAAATAAATAGTGTTAAGGAAGCTTATTCAGAAGCTATTAAGGTACTAGAAGCAAAGCTTATTCAAGTAAGAGATAATTTCACTCGACACCAAACCCTGTGGGAGTCTACTAGAGATAAGTTGactctttttaaaaatgaaaagactgatttagaaaataaGATAGTATATTTACAAAATGAACTAACGTCTAAAGAAGAAACAAGTAGcaaaactattgaaattttaaaggcTGACTGTATCAATGCTAAGCAACAAGTTGAGAATATTCagaatcttaaattaaaagtcGACAATGAGCTGATAGAAATGAAAGCATTTGCCAATAGACTAGCTGCTAAGGATCTAGAGTCTAAAGAAAAAGTTGCTGAAGCTATTGAGTTGATAGAGACGGCGGTAAGGGAAAAAGAAACAGTTTTACAGCGCGAAGCTCGAGTTATTGAGGAGAAATCAAAGTTAGAAAATCGACTGGCTAATTTGGCTGAAGAATTTACCGCAAGGTTAGACAAAGAGTTAACTGAGTTGAAGAGTAACTAcgagaaaaatattcaaaagtatttatttgaaataaaagaaCTCAAAGCGGAACTGCGAGATAAAATGACGCTTATTGATCGCGTACAAAGAGAGTCTAGATTGTATGAAGAAGAACTACTAAAAGTGCGACATAGCTCAGAAGATATGCTGCAGAGAAGTAATTCAAGGTCCATTGAGCTGGAGCAAAAGTTGAAGGACGCTGAGTACAAGATTGAAAATTGCGAAGAAACTTGTAGGCGTAAATACGAAGATAGGATTCGCCAGTCTGATAACAAAGTTAATGAGCTCGAGGAAAAATTGGCAAGTTGCAACGATCGGTTGAGAAGGAATCAAATGTACAGCATGAGAGATGTTGAGGATCGGGTCAAAGAAGCTGACGACAGAACCAAAGATGCTTTTGAGAGGTATGCTGGTCTTGAAAAACGTTTTGCGCGGGCTCTCGAAGAACGCGATGGTATTTCAAATGAGCTGAGAACACTACAACTAACTTTTGATCGCGAAATAACTCGGCGTGATAACGAACGTCGTTTGCTGGACTCCCGTGTGAGGGAACTGCAAGAAGAACTGCGAAAAGCTAATGATTTAGCTGACAAAGCAACTACTAGAGCCAATTCACTGTtggagaaaataaatttattggagAAAAATGCTCAAGAGTATAAACATCAGTCGATGTgagttaatttttgatatcgatggttttttgacgcaatctcgtatctcaaaaataacaattttagagATGAGGTGAAAaatagcttataaaaaattaatattcatctaaaaacaatatttatcaattgtattttttttttaaatactctcgtaattattattaatctggttaatattttttttcagtaacgcgtttataattaaatattaatttttcagttgaACCCTTTCatcttcaaaaatcgagatacGTTGTTGCGTTAGAAAACCCTCgatatgatttaaaattttttatttttttatttttaatgaaattattttacagatttatcaatgaaaataaatcaatggACCTGGATAAgtcaattgatttaaaaataatgcaaGATAAATACGAAGAAAAAATATCTGAGTTAACGAGATACGTCAAAGTCCACCAGAAACTGTCTAACAagtaattatcattataataaaagaaatttccatctttataattttcaatcaggattataaatactttttgAATGATTAATCATTACAGGTGGAAAGAAGAGGCCCAGTCATTAGCCGATAAATTTCAAAGCCGTTACAAAGAACTCCGTTCAAAAGTcagtatattaaaaaatgaaaacgaAGAACTTAATAAAGAATTAGTGACTTGTCGACAACAGATAGTCGCTGTACAACGTGCTCACTTGATGgaaaggtaaaaaataaatttataaaagaagtATTTATCAacttacataattatattaatccATATAAATGTTAAAATGTTATTCAGATACGATCATGGTGAAGGTGCAAGGTGACAGAGctttaaattcatttcaaCCGCAAGTAGTGGTAAACCTGTAAATAAAGCCCAAATATTTTTGTCGtgcaaaataaaaagattttatttattaaatgaatgTTATTAAACTtacttatcattattattattattattatattatagtttATGAGAGTATactttagtaattaataattagcaaGAATTAGAATTGACACACGCCGTGAATAAACTGGGGAACCAATAAAGCTTTCCATTTTCATCCTGGTCATCAAGCCAAGCAAGTCCTAGTTTAACCATGTGATCAAGAGCTTTTTGCGCTCTATCGCGTTCCCATTTAAGTTCACTTTCCAATAATGAAACTGAGGTGTAAGCATTCCCGGCGATGCTTGTTTGCTGAAGCACAGCCGTGTGGTCCATACTGAGCTCGCCGGGTATCGACTGCACTAAATATTTTCCCCGGCCAATTGGCAAAACTGAAAACCCGCTGCCaaatattcttaattttttagccGCTGCCAATAAATCCTCGTTAGTTATCTCTTGGTGTTCTTTCCGCCTGCCTCTGGCTTGAATCAGCCGGTCCCTGAGCTCGTCGAGGGATATCAAACCACCAGTTTTATAATTTGTCGCAAGACAAACTTCGACAATCTGTACCGCTAACTCGTAATAGAAATCTCCGATTCCTAGTACTGACCAGAAACCTTTTCCTGAAGCCAGCGGATCTACACCTATTGACGCGCACATTTCCGTAAACTGTCTACGAAACTGAgcatttttcttaatttcatTCTTGTGCTTGGTTGCAAACTCTTCAAGATTTGTTCGAAACATCTCCATATGTTTGGTCATCTGTTCAAACTGATTCTCTTGAATTGCTGTACCTTTATCTTTGTACTTCTCTTGTTCTAATTTTTGCTTATGAATAGCTCCAATTCCTGCTTTGCGTCtcatattttctaaaaataacaatctttactaattaattcattaataataatcactaaaagcattcattataattaaaatttcttacctttatttatttatttatttttttttaataaattcaattattattgatgaataaTTAGATAATACAGGTACAGTGTTGTCATAATCtctgaaatatttattgctGTTCGGAGTCAGCTGACTCAACTAGAAAACTTTCTTAccgacaattaaaaataaatattttgacatATGACAAGTttgaaatttgtttatttttaattatttttttatgcaattataattataacctATTTGAGAATTCTGTCGTCGGAAGCTACTATTTGTGTAGTGATTTAATTTTCTGGTAAGACCAGGGATAGTAAAGAAAGCAGTGGTGGGAGTCTAGAAGTACTGGGagacaaattatatttataaagagAAAGATAGACAGCACACGTGCAGATGCAGACGCTCGTTAAAGATTAATCTAAAAGAAGGTATCACTCTAAATTTGTCAATTGACGTTAATGTAAACaaacatttcaattttttaaaataacaaacaactaataacaataatttatatattttttgattatcaCAAGTTTTATCAAAATTGCATAAGTAATTATTGCACatatacattaattaattataatatcaaaataaagCTATTTAAAGTCATGTCAGTGATGAAAATTGATGGAAGTCTAGGAGAAGGGgtaagtataaaattaaataattaatattgaactGATAAACTTggtgattaatttattgaattaataattgttcaaAGGGTGGACAAGTACTGAGAATAGCAATAAGTTTGAGTGCTCTTTATAAAATACcgattgaaattgaaaatatacGAGCTGGACGTCCAAAGCCAGGATTAGCCGCCCAACATCTTAAAGGTacttgatgaaattttattattaaacgttgttatatgtattttaatttatgtaattgaAATTAGCCGACACTTGATAAttgtttgattatttttgaaaaataaaataggtctagaaaattatttttaaaaaattgcatttacaattttttagagctattaagaatggaattttttaaataaatttttcttgctttaatttatttgttagaaaaattatcacatgtctctcaatttcagtatcattttaattttataaaatggtCAGCAGACGTctgatcatttaaaaatttttcaagttctgataagtaaaattttttttataataactcatttattgaaaaaatcataaacatttttaggtatctgttaattttaatttaatttgaatttttttattttataggaGTGGAAATCGCACAGAGTATGTGTAATGCTCAGGTAAAGGGCGCTTACCCTGGCTCAACGCGATTAGAATTCATTCCAGGAGTATTAAGTCAAACACAGAAGCGAACTTTTCATGCTGATACCCAAACTGCAGGTTGTACAATTTTGCTCGCTCAGGTCGCTTTGCCCATAGCACTGTTTTTGCCTCCTGGTGACCCAATCACCCTCATTCTTAGAGGAGGAACAAACGTGCCCATGGGTCCTCACATTGAATATCTCACAGAAGTATTTCGACCttggttaaataaatttggtgCTGATTTTGACTTTACTGTTTTAAAAAGGtaagaaagtaaaattaataaaattattaaaattaaaattaattgtaaaatatctattaattgTAGAGGATATTACCCAAAAGGAGGCGGAGAAATTCATCTCAGAATACCACcaataaaaagtttgaattCTGTTGAGATGCTGCAGCTGGGTGACATAAGAAGTATTTCAGGATGGGCTTATGTTGCTGGTTCTGTTCCCTTATCTGTACAGTATTCATCactttaacaattattattattattatataataaactattatttatatttttgaaaattttaggagGCTTACAATATGGCAGAAGTGactaaaaatacaatacataaaaaattgactgataataatattcaagttccatcaattaatattgaagCTTATCGAGAAGATAGAGAAATGGCTGTTGGCAATGGATCTGGCATCAAGTAATCATTTACATCTTATtccttttaaattttacaagtttttataatcaaaattatatttatagtgTCGTCTGTCAACTGAACAGTGGATCTGTTTTCGGAGGCTCTGGATTAGGCTCAAATCGTCGTGACAGTAAATCAGAGCCCGCTACTGAGGCTGCTGAGCAAATTATTAATCCTATTCTTGATGGCTCGTGCATTGATGAGCATATGCAGGatcaagtaattaatttttttcaatgttattAATGACTTgagtataattatttttataaattataaaaattatccatTTTTTAGATGGTACTTTTGATGGCTTTGGCGCATGGTCGTTCGAGACTGCTACTAGGCAAACAACAACTTACTCTTCACACGGAGACTGCAATAAAAGTAGCCGAATTAATGCTAGGAGATCGCGGCTTTCGATGTCAAGTAATAACGAATCGGGACGCCGGTGACTCAAAGCAGTATATTCTCGAGTGCGATGGATGTGGTTTGTTAAATGCCGCTAATTAACCAAAATTACaagaaataacttttataaattattaaaatatatatgaaataaggaactgaatatttttttcttataacttataattgaatataaaatatgaatttttttatttggtatGAACAAGTGGTTTTATGATACGGATGAATTCATTTTCAAACTGTTGCCCAGAAAATCTATCCACTGAAGCTCTGGCAGCATTTCTTATAATGTCTTTAGTGTCTTGGTCCATTTCAATTATGTTAGCAATTATTGCTGCATATTCTTCAGCATCAGTCGCTAAAAATCCTGTTTGGCTGCTGAGCTGTGTTTCAATAATATCCgctctgtaaaaaaaaaaaaaattcaataaataaaataaaaattttaaccagATAAAATCATTTAATCATTGATTAACATTACCTAGGGCCTCCAGAATTGTGAGCAACCATGATAAGTCCAGCAGCCATACCCTCGACGACACTAATTCCAAAATGTTCATTCCACATGGTATGTAACCCAATAGTACCTAACTGCATTTCATCTACCAATTCCTCATATGGCAAATTAAGTTTGAATTCAACATTCTCGTCAA
This genomic window contains:
- the LOC123261909 gene encoding trichohyalin-like, with the translated sequence METEIYRACENGADEKNLIIQEYETIVESLQQDLNACKLEQKRLREEIEILKQENKNASDLARESFKHANNTECPNNAGNQENIDNLKQQISIIQSEKESMFQLWQMALKAVDVLEQELKATHPSDGKTNKYYEEQINSVKEAYSEAIKVLEAKLIQVRDNFTRHQTLWESTRDKLTLFKNEKTDLENKIVYLQNELTSKEETSSKTIEILKADCINAKQQVENIQNLKLKVDNELIEMKAFANRLAAKDLESKEKVAEAIELIETAVREKETVLQREARVIEEKSKLENRLANLAEEFTARLDKELTELKSNYEKNIQKYLFEIKELKAELRDKMTLIDRVQRESRLYEEELLKVRHSSEDMLQRSNSRSIELEQKLKDAEYKIENCEETCRRKYEDRIRQSDNKVNELEEKLASCNDRLRRNQMYSMRDVEDRVKEADDRTKDAFERYAGLEKRFARALEERDGISNELRTLQLTFDREITRRDNERRLLDSRVRELQEELRKANDLADKATTRANSLLEKINLLEKNAQEYKHQSIFINENKSMDLDKSIDLKIMQDKYEEKISELTRYVKVHQKLSNKWKEEAQSLADKFQSRYKELRSKVSILKNENEELNKELVTCRQQIVAVQRAHLMERYDHGEGAR
- the LOC123261912 gene encoding vacuolar-sorting protein SNF8 gives rise to the protein MRRKAGIGAIHKQKLEQEKYKDKGTAIQENQFEQMTKHMEMFRTNLEEFATKHKNEIKKNAQFRRQFTEMCASIGVDPLASGKGFWSVLGIGDFYYELAVQIVEVCLATNYKTGGLISLDELRDRLIQARGRRKEHQEITNEDLLAAAKKLRIFGSGFSVLPIGRGKYLVQSIPGELSMDHTAVLQQTSIAGNAYTSVSLLESELKWERDRAQKALDHMVKLGLAWLDDQDENGKLYWFPSLFTACVNSNSC
- the LOC123261911 gene encoding RNA 3'-terminal phosphate cyclase produces the protein MSVMKIDGSLGEGGGQVLRIAISLSALYKIPIEIENIRAGRPKPGLAAQHLKGVEIAQSMCNAQVKGAYPGSTRLEFIPGVLSQTQKRTFHADTQTAGCTILLAQVALPIALFLPPGDPITLILRGGTNVPMGPHIEYLTEVFRPWLNKFGADFDFTVLKRGYYPKGGGEIHLRIPPIKSLNSVEMLQLGDIRSISGWAYVAGSVPLSEAYNMAEVTKNTIHKKLTDNNIQVPSINIEAYREDREMAVGNGSGINVVCQLNSGSVFGGSGLGSNRRDSKSEPATEAAEQIINPILDGSCIDEHMQDQMVLLMALAHGRSRLLLGKQQLTLHTETAIKVAELMLGDRGFRCQVITNRDAGDSKQYILECDGCGLLNAAN